The genomic region CTGTGTCCGCGATCTGAAGGTCGAATTCCTGCTCCAGGTAAGCTATCAGCCGTTGCACCCCCAGCGAGTCGACGATCCCTTTCTCTATCAGGGAGTCGGAGGGAGAGAGCGTGACCTTGGAGCCGTGCGTCATCATCTCGTTTTGTATGAAGCTTCTGACTGTTTCTGTGAAGTCGACCATGGCTGCCTCCCGTTGGATCTGGCACTGGCGTCTCTTGTGACCAACAGGCACGTTGGTGGAAGCTTCGAGCCGCAGGCGTTGTCCTTGCTGTGTGTTTTGTATGAGGTGCTGATGTTGCCGGTTGCAAGCTGCACTGGCGGCGGGGCAGGGCGCTGTGCTGTTTGATAGATTAAAAAGTTGTAATTTAACACGTCACCTAGTGTACATTTAGGGGTCGTTGTGTCAAGCGCGGGGGGGAGTGCGGTTAAGGGTGCTTTTTTCCTTTCATAGCGCTTCCCAAAGATGGTACTTTGGCGCAATGTCACGCAAAAGCATTGAAAGAAGACGCGCCCTTTTGGCCGGCGAAAGCGGCGGAGAGCAAAGAAACAGCGGCGGCAGACTTTCTTGCTGCCTGGTCTACCCCAACCGGTACCACTCAGCCATGAGCAACCTCGGCTTCCAGGCCGTGCACGCCATGATGAACGCGCACCCGGAGGTGCTCTGCGAGCGCGCCTTCCTCCCGGATCGAGACGAGTTGGCGGAACTGGAGCGGACCGGCGGCACGCTTCTCTCCCTGGAGGGGCAGCGCGCACTTTCTTCCTTCGA from Citrifermentans bremense harbors:
- a CDS encoding acyl carrier protein, with the protein product MVDFTETVRSFIQNEMMTHGSKVTLSPSDSLIEKGIVDSLGVQRLIAYLEQEFDLQIADTEIVPENFETIGSVVNFINCKLTAKE